The Humulus lupulus chromosome 7, drHumLupu1.1, whole genome shotgun sequence region cgataCCTTCCCGGAGCGAGGgtcatgaccgaaggttggtcccatactcctcaaataaggccgacctaaaggctagggtgttgtctacgactatagtacccctagggcggctactctcgtaatccagcacgagctggccgacacattggagtagggttacgtcgaggtcggggttgtttcgatggcgttggacgggctggttgggattgaacctagctaaccgaggatcggcggtggccctatctaagcccctgaacatgtaaggattaccttgcccaaagggacctgcagctgctccggaccggatcctctcctcgtccgttatttgggcgacctccagcgcccgcttcttcctcgtccttacgaggggcacctcgtcctcatcctctcCTTCCCCCGCGACTTCCTCCTtggggatgggcctcatctcacgagctgggggaagcccccggggtctcctcagggccaaagtctggcccagagagatcagtttgcacgccaacatcgtctcgtctgtcatgagctggcgatagtccttttcactgggggcaaactcgccagtgtctcgtactgactctcgaggatcacagacttgtctgtcctcgcaaaaatggctgcataattgttctaagtcagaaactgataaaggggagctaaccaatacttaacttacgagctaagagtaaaaggcacttacgaggacggttgaagtagtgcagttcgcagttgcgaaaccccttggacataaagaactagtctttgaagtcgttggggtggctgggcagctcgatgaccgcagccgtgtttgggaaacgggtcaggtagtagaacccgtcgcctcgcccccgctgctccgggctggccttgaggcagaaaaaatataagatatctacCGGAgcggggacctcccactcctgtttcaagaacagatatctcaaccccgccaacaaacagtaggaattgggggggagctggaaaggcgccaacttcacatagttgaggaagccGGCGAaatattggtccagcgggaggaaggccccagccttgaagtgcttgtcactccaagccgcatattcctcgtcgagcggcgcgtagctccgctcaccttctaggggaggtcgggcgaccagggcgcccctccccagctcgatgttgtgggagaggaatattttattcactctcccctggtcggtgatcttcgagacgatcctctcggcctcgaaaaaagcgtcaagcgccacctcgagctcctgctccacggccggcccaaagacggggattggggagtctgtcatcacctcaTTTCCTTTGGACTGTTGGGAGGATGAGCTGCCTGcggtcttcttgggagcgttcttcttgggtcccatctggtcgcctagcgaacaaaagaagaaatttcagaAAGGGCGATCTAAGCATAAGAAAAAATCTGAAggagtgtttcctttgcacgggctgaggtaagctcagcccatggagagtgagaccacgcggttctatgaagacgcgcctgtgctcccaatagATCCCCGactactcggaattcgtgtgttaggagggtcaggataaaagtttgccttggaaggaaagtttcaataggcaagaggtgcaaaaccgcctgtgaagcgtgtccccttagctacccggttttgcacccaaaatgctggatattttgaacaagcatacccaaaaatctacccagaaggtttccccagaaaatgcaccctatgagccatgctcctaaagggttttcttctacaagcgataccctaacctaaaagcctacacccttcatacccacaaaaaaccaacaaaaccttgcatgcagctacaggaactatttacctaagctacagtgaaaagaaaatttaaagcgtGCACAGTCAGAAAACTTACGAAGTATTTTGCTGTGGgagggatgaaggggtcgtctgggttggggcctcgacGGAGTGACTAgttccaaaacctcaaaggaacccttgcgcctgatcttctggaatgctgggaacggtaACTGGGAGAGAAAGAAGGTTTTTTGAGGAtgaaaagagagaagaagaagggaaattcaaaaaattttcaaataaacgggtggcccatgcgtaaggtggccaccccgtttatatacatgaaaggccacgtgaggagggctgttggattgccctgatgtgggatccgaggctctccactcgaaaggcaaaacgacggctgagtatagactaggccatttaatgcggttctaggaagacgtaccgtcaccaaccacgatgttccacgtattcggcgcatgcgtaaaaggtggaatatggagagttcatggagaagcctaaaagcccttaCTGTGGCCCTAagcgacgtcgtgtaccacgagcaggggcttggggggcaaatgtacgccctgattttccacgagctattagcgagctgagatatggcctaattatatcagccacgtggataccacatgaccggagctgctgtcgtcaagtcctacctctttagctcaaggtaaccaaaggttcgccaagattatttaagggccgagatAGGAAGATAAAGACCGCAGGTCAGGAAGGCGTCCAGCACGGGGCACGAGCTGGAGGTGGAAgccgtgaccccttataaagtcaaccacgcaatgtaaacgtgcatatatcagacatcacgtgtctgatatatccctgaattctcagacacgcagcatgaacgtgcgtattcaggcacccacgactgggttgggccgtgcggcccattatcccccttacctgttgattagaccacacttcatttgtcaggttttaggaattaatcatgaatgtcacagaagtgacatgatgggtaagagggtcacgggatgaccccccttaccaactcccaggtgccttctcctataaatatggagaccctgggagttgcaaagggttggattctattgtgtaaggaaataccctgtaaagaataccagacatatagcaataatattggctggtggagtagaaggattttaacatttcaaccacctaaaaacgtagttgtgtcatcagtcaattttaagatcatttatctatttcggttcattattaagcactgatctctttctcttattttcttaattacttgttggcgaagaaccgcgtcaacaataacaTTGCCAGATTTGGCAACTGCGCGCTATGATGGGAATAGAGTTGTCCCATCAAGTTCAACTACCATTTTGCCTCTATAAATTCTACAATGCAAAACCACTAATGGTTAGACTCAAATTTGTATCCATAAGCATTTACTCCTTGTAAGGATTATACATATTGACTTAAGTAAATGTAGGTCGTTAgtggtcgaaccactataatctcTTGGTTGTCTTTTGCATTTATTGCTCATATATTCTCTCCAAAATCTATGCACAAAAGTTCTCACTATTATAGTTAATTGGTTGTCTAAAAATCGAGTCTAACaacttttatttatttgcattGTTTATGGTTCATATCTAATATTTTGGCTCATCTTTGTGGTGGACTTCGGTGGGTTTGATCCATTATTTATGTAGCCTTTGGGGAAGTATGCTCGAGTAGCCTTTAAGGTTGGGTATTGTCACTCTTAATACTTTGAAGGGGGTTTCTTATGTGCCATTTTCATGGTATACAATCAAAGtcattcaaaaaaaatatttacttaaaattttattaatataacaaaattaacattaattatatgtaattaagtaacttaatttaaatttaaaattcataaaATTGTAATCAGTTTGACAAGACAGGTCTTCCGGGTAAAAAAAACACAAGTCAAATTAGATTGAGACCCACTAGTAGTAGAGTCAATGACTCGATTTGCAAATAAGTCcttaattttcattttatttatatgttgAGATTAGATTGAAACTCACCGTTGGATATAAATCCAACGGTGATGAAACGTGGAGGTTCCCATGTTAAACTCGTGTCCCCTCAGCTGACACACGGCGTCAATGGCACATGATCCATTCCGAATCCCTTCCACAAACGGACGGCTCTGATTTGCTCTTCACATTATCCCCTGTAACGATCGCAGATAtaggtaaatatatatatatacgtgtgtataaatatatatttatatatatatatatatgcttgctCAGGTTCTTCCTTGTAAAGCTCAACGGAGTTATTTCTCGGTAACTGAATAAAAGGGAAACTCTTTATTGTATGTGtattatataatataaacagAGAGAAAGTTAGGGTTAGTGTTTGAAAATTTGAGTCAAAATTCAGGGAAGTGGAGAGGGGTTTAGTTTAGAGAATTTTGCTATTAGAAGGAATTAGGATTAGAATTTGTGtatgtatttataatttttttcttggTTTTGTTTGGGAAGCGTGAAAATTTGGGGTGAAAGTGAACTCATGCTCGAGAAATGGATACGGTCAATCCGCAGCCACTACAAGCGAGACCGTTTGTAGCAGAAGAAGGAGGCCAAATCGTGCAGTTTACTGTACCGGGAGAAAGCAATGAAGTTGGTTTTGATGTTGCTGTtggtggaggtggaggtggaggtCGAATCGATTCTATGAATGGAGGAGTTGGAATTGGAGATGCTCCGAGGGACTTTGCAATGGCTGCCTATCGAAATTCGGCTATGCCTTCTCGGACTAGTGAGCTCACCATTGCGTTCGAGGGCGAAGTCTACGTTTTCCCGGCGGTAACACCAGAGAAGGTTTGGTTTGGGTTTTTTTCGCTATAGTAATTTGATTTTTGGAGCCAATAATTGTTATTTAGTCTccttttttttggggggggggtgGAGGATGGGTACAGTATAATGAAATGGGTTATATTAGATGCTAAGAAGTGATAGTTATTGGTTTTGaactgtttattattattatttttttgtatagtGCTGTTTTGTAAGAAATTTAACCAAAAACTTTTTTAGTTCTTCAGTTGTTTATGCTAATTTACCTCCTCACCAGAGCTTTAGTCCTAGAAAAAAAATAAGAGATAGTGGTATTTGAGCAAACTTATACATGAAGTTGATTCTGCCACTAAATTGGAAAATTATGCACTTGGTTGGATTCCATTTACAAAATTGACTAAATGTAAAGTTGGTAGTTGATTTTGGTGGTAAACTCGAACTTATCTTAGTTTATGTAATGAGTGAAAATGGAATATTTGTTGCAGGTGCAAGCAGTGCTGCTACTATTGGGAGGGTGTGATGTACCCAGCTGCGCTCCTAGCTCTGAATTTATAGTAGAGAAGAATAGCAGGGTATTCTTGTACACAGTTCATTTCCTCCTGCAAGTTTAGTGTTTTTGTTAACTTTAGATTTTTCTGTAAAATTACATTAGGTTACGAGTGACCTGACTCGAAGTTCCAAAATTTCACGAAGAATTGCATCCCTTGTGAGGTTCCGGGAAAAGAGAAAGGAAAGATGTTTCGAAAAGAAAATTTTATATAGTTGTCGGAAAGAGGTTGCCCAGAGGTAAGGTCCAAGAATTCTTTGATTTGCCAAATAAGCTATGTTTTATTTGATCTTATGATATGAAGACTGAAAGTAGCTGCCTTTTGAATTACTCTGACGGTTTATAATATTGACAATGGAGCTTCAAAAACTTAATTTCCTGTTTTGTGCTATACAACATTAATTTGTTGATATTTTGAATAAATTTACTTTAGATTGGTATTTGTTCAATTTTACTCATTATATTGCTGGTCTTCTAGGATGCATCGCAAGAATGGACAGTTTGCATCATCAAAAGAGTCATCATGCAAAACGGATGTAGGAAACTGGGATTCAAGTGACGGCACTCCTTGTGCAGAATCTGTGTGAGTTAGGCTGAGCTTTTATTGGTTAAATTCATAGCTATGCAATATTTTATCTCTACCAAGGATTTTAGGGATCATTCTTTGCTGACGTGTTCCATGTCCTTTTTCTGTTATTATTTTAAGATTACGTAGATGCCAGCATTGTGGGATCAGTGAAAAGTGTACTCCTGCAATGCGGCGGGGGCCCGGTGGTCCAAGATCACTTTGCAATGCTTGTGGACTCATGTGGGCAAACAAGGTAGATTGTTACTTAATCAATCAAATTTAGGGATAGTAAATGTTATAGGATAGTTTTTccattgtgtgtgtgtgtgtgtgtgagagagagagagagagagagagagagagagagagagggaaggggGGAGggagggagagggagagggagtGAGAGGTGGAGGGAGAGAGCGACATGGTATTGTGTTTCTGAAGCCATAGTTTACATATATTGGTTCAGGCCTTACCTTTAGTTCCTACCTTGAATCTTGATGCATTAAAGTTCTTCCAACTTTTTCAATCTATACTAAACTAGTGGCTGTAAACTTTTGTCATCTTATTAGTATATTGCAGGTCTTCTTTATACCATTATTTATGTTCTGTTTTTACTTACTTTTTTCCCCCTCTTCATTATTTTATACTTGAAGGGAACTCTGAGAGATCTTTCAAAATCAGGAAGGGCTGTTACTTTTTATCAAAATGAGACGGTGTGTATTCTGAGCCATACTGGAAATTTATCCTGTCTTATTGTAACTAATCCATGTTGGGAAAATGCATCTGACATCAGAAACATGTTTCAAAGCAATTGCAACTAAACTAATGTGCAATATATTTCCATTTTCAAATCTTGTACTACTTAGCAATCACTATGCTTACTTATTTTTCACTGAAATGTTCTTGATCTATTGTCCTTCATGCATTTTATGTTGCTGTTAGATTTTAATACTCTGTAGTCTGTAAGAAGAACTTTAGCTCAGAAGGTTATGGCTAATGGTGCTCCTGTGGTCTTTAGGAAACTACAGCTGATATTAAGCCTTTAGCTGTGGAGGCAGAAAACTCCTTTCACGAACAGGATGATCAGGTGTGATTCATTGGATTGTTTGTTTGTGTATCCAAAATGCTCCTTTATGATGTGGCTTCTGTTTTGACTCAATGGCTTTCTCTCTTCAGGGAAGCCCGGATGAGATTAAGCCTGTCTCATTGGATTCTGAAAATCCATCCTTAAGGCTGAGCGATCAGGTATTCAAAATTGTGTGCCGATATTCTAATGATTTTATGTTGAAATAAAAATACGAGTTTCCTCTTCTTTGTATTTCTGGTATTCAAGTTGCTTGGTTGCTACAATAGAATGACACGGATTATGACTACTGCTGAGCAAACTACAGAAGGGTTTAAATTTTGCAAAAATGCCGAAGTTTCCTTTTCCTAAGTGCTTGTCCTTCGCCATCCATCTTACAAGTTCAACAGTTATCTGTATGTGTTTGTTGTAGCTTATCACATTTAATACCACGATGTGCAGGATTTGCAGGACCTTCAGGACATGCGGGAAATACAGGGAACTAATGCTGAAGGAGTAACTGATCATGTGTCGATTCAAGTAGAGAATTCATCAGTCGAGCTTGACGAGCAGGTATTTGATTTGATTGATTCAAGTATTAAAGACTGGACTGAAACATTTGCTATTGTATTCTTGATGGTTTTTCCCATTGTTTGTTCTGAGTAGCTCTTTTTTCTGCCTGTAATGGAATCTTCCATATTTCCTTTTAATGCCTTTTATGATACTAGAGATATTGAAAATCAAAATTTTCTTCTGAATAAAATTAAGAGTGGAACTTTCTTCTGGTGTAATGGGTAAACTTGTGTCGCGCATTGTTGCGATTTTGCAGGAAGCTCTGGATGAATTTGCCAACACATCAGGGCCAGAATTCGATATCCCTGAAAACTTTGATGACCAGATATCAGTGTTTAGCAGTCTAACGTCAAATATGGGAGACTAACGATAGAGGATTTGGGTAATAGAACTAGCTCTACATTTTTATGAAAGGTGGAGAAGGTACGTACAGGTTGGATAGATAGGCACTACTGCTACTCACTTTCACTAAAGCAAGTAGTAGTAACTTGTGAATTTAATGTGTGTGAAATCTGGAAGAAGCAAGACATGGTTTTTATGGCCCAGAACCTAGGTGTGCAATGCTGATCACTACTCTTACTAACAGTATACACTTGATTATCAGAGAATGAATGATttatgtttatagacacaagatcCTTCAGCTGTATTCTATAGTAAAGAAAAATTCATTCTATATATATAGTGTGATTAGGTTTCTGTCTCTTTTCTCTTATTATTATACATGCttgttgttgtattttctttgtatatttatttatatttttgggtAAAAGTTTTCTGATAAAAAGCACATTTTTGTCTCAGTTGCTAGAAGGAATGGGGCACTATTGGCTCTTAAATTATGTAATTACTTGTAGCattgattttaattattaaattcttTATATTAGCAAAAATGAAAAAGTtactaaaaaaaatacatactccACAAATGGCCTCTTCATGTGTCTAGGAAAAATATTAGCACACATTCTACTAAAATTTTGAGGGCCAATTTGTAGCATCAaattttttcattaaaattatacttttaatatttttttcccTCAAATTTATCGTGTTTATATGATAAACTTTGGTAATTAGATCACCAAATtagattaatatatatgtatatgtatttaaAAAAAGAAGCCAAAACCACTAGGATTTGATACAACATTTGTAGAAACAATCATCCATCACCTAGAGATTATCAGTAGCATTACCATCTTCGTACTCCACGATTCAGATCAAGTACTTGAGTCCACATCGAAcaaactttatttattttgagtCACAAATAAACATATATTGTCACTTTTCTAGTTGAGCTGTCACATCTTTACATAACAAATTGTCCAATgtctatttattattttcttcagGGATATTTGCATACCTAAATTTCAGACCCTAAGTTATTTTAGGGCGGCGAGAGAACCTTCTATCTATGTTCATATTTTTGTGCAATTTAGAGCAGTTGTTTATTTTGACATTAAGTCTGCTTACATGTCGTGAAATTTATTTTTAACTTGAGTATTTTTATCGCAAATGTCTCTTAAATTGgtactttcgccgcaaatatTCCTTTAATTTGGTATTTTGCCGCAAATATCTATTTAATTGAGTATTTTCGACTACATGTCACAATTAAACTTAAATGTAAAAATTGATGGTTGTACCAAATTgtactaaaacataaacataatgtatTTTTGCTGCT contains the following coding sequences:
- the LOC133788968 gene encoding GATA transcription factor 19-like isoform X3; translated protein: MDTVNPQPLQARPFVAEEGGQIVQFTVPGESNEVGFDVAVGGGGGGGRIDSMNGGVGIGDAPRDFAMAAYRNSAMPSRTSELTIAFEGEVYVFPAVTPEKVQAVLLLLGGCDVPSCAPSSEFIVEKNSRVTSDLTRSSKISRRIASLVRFREKRKERCFEKKILYSCRKEVAQRMHRKNGQFASSKESSCKTDVGNWDSSDGTPCAESVLRRCQHCGISEKCTPAMRRGPGGPRSLCNACGLMWANKGTLRDLSKSGRAVTFYQNETETTADIKPLAVEAENSFHEQDDQGSPDEIKPVSLDSENPSLRLSDQDLQDMREIQGTNAEGVTDHVSIQVENSSVELDEQEALDEFANTSGPEFDIPENFDDQISVFSSLTSNMGD
- the LOC133788968 gene encoding GATA transcription factor 19-like isoform X1 encodes the protein MDTVNPQPLQARPFVAEEGGQIVQFTVPGESNEVGFDVAVGGGGGGGRIDSMNGGVGIGDAPRDFAMAAYRNSAMPSRTSELTIAFEGEVYVFPAVTPEKVQAVLLLLGGCDVPSCAPSSEFIVEKNSRVTSDLTRSSKISRRIASLVRFREKRKERCFEKKILYSCRKEVAQRMHRKNGQFASSKESSCKTDVGNWDSSDGTPCAESVLRRCQHCGISEKCTPAMRRGPGGPRSLCNACGLMWANKGTLRDLSKSGRAVTFYQNETETTADIKPLAVEAENSFHEQDDQGSPDEIKPVSLDSENPSLRLSDQDLQDLQDMREIQGTNAEGVTDHVSIQVENSSVELDEQEALDEFANTSGPEFDIPENFDDQISVFSSLTSNMGD
- the LOC133788968 gene encoding GATA transcription factor 18-like isoform X2, with the protein product MDTVNPQPLQARPFVAEEGGQIVQFTVPGESNEVGFDVAVGGGGGGGRIDSMNGGVGIGDAPRDFAMAAYRNSAMPSRTSELTIAFEGEVYVFPAVTPEKVQAVLLLLGGCDVPSCAPSSEFIVEKNSRVTSDLTRSSKISRRIASLVRFREKRKERCFEKKILYSCRKEVAQRMHRKNGQFASSKESSCKTDVGNWDSSDGTPCAESVCQHCGISEKCTPAMRRGPGGPRSLCNACGLMWANKGTLRDLSKSGRAVTFYQNETETTADIKPLAVEAENSFHEQDDQGSPDEIKPVSLDSENPSLRLSDQDLQDLQDMREIQGTNAEGVTDHVSIQVENSSVELDEQEALDEFANTSGPEFDIPENFDDQISVFSSLTSNMGD